In one window of Azoarcus olearius DNA:
- a CDS encoding sensor histidine kinase, with product MTAASSPSAKADSAAEAVPRPAPERPRPGHGPLLAALAVLLVSLAGFGGYRLGEGLGMRALQVEASHRLDLGAAAIDGVVNRYAHIPATIELSPEVLALLHAPDSEARAAAANRYLERLNGHIGSIALFVLDRRGEVRAASNWAHGDSFIGEDLSFRPYFQRAIAGQAGRHFAIGTTRGDPGYFVSHPIRDGSEIIGVAVIKIPLGGLEETWLSLGTPALISDENGVVILTAVPGWLYRSLAPLSPATVAEIEANRLYNGRPIQPLTIGPEPVAAQLPMADEDGVELRLDRRIALPPELPRNSGYYLAQGRTLPDTGWRLLVFSDLTPVRHQAASQAALALVAAAFVVLLAIFIAQRRRILRQRLEAQRLLERSNAELENKVARRTRALTESIARLRKEIAERQHAEQTLHAAQDELVQAGKLAVLGQLATSVTHELTQPLGAMRTLAGNAVEFMRRGDQDTAAKNLDIVGRLADQMASIITPLKTFARKSPAVPAAVDVTHAVGNALFLLEQRLKSADITVDNACVAGEAIAWCDQNRLEQVLINLIGNAIDAMRGQPRRELSIHAVRHADGRILLRIGDTGCGVPEALRGRLFEPFFTTKPAGEGLGLGLAISRDIVREFGGDLDADNRASGGTYFTVFLNPAPAPESAAP from the coding sequence GTGACCGCCGCATCGTCGCCTTCCGCGAAAGCTGACTCCGCGGCCGAGGCGGTTCCCCGCCCGGCGCCGGAGCGTCCGCGGCCGGGCCACGGGCCGCTGCTCGCGGCGCTGGCGGTGCTGCTGGTCAGCCTGGCCGGCTTCGGCGGCTACCGCCTGGGCGAAGGGCTGGGCATGCGCGCGCTGCAGGTGGAAGCCAGCCACCGCCTCGACCTCGGCGCCGCCGCGATCGACGGCGTGGTCAACCGCTATGCCCACATCCCCGCCACCATCGAACTCTCGCCCGAGGTCCTCGCGTTGCTGCACGCGCCCGACAGCGAGGCGCGCGCAGCAGCCGCCAACCGCTATCTGGAACGGCTCAACGGCCACATCGGCAGCATCGCGCTGTTCGTGCTCGACCGCCGCGGCGAGGTGCGCGCGGCCAGCAACTGGGCCCACGGCGACAGCTTCATCGGCGAAGACCTCAGCTTCCGGCCGTATTTCCAGCGCGCGATCGCCGGCCAGGCCGGGCGCCACTTCGCGATCGGCACCACGCGCGGCGACCCGGGCTACTTCGTCTCGCATCCGATCCGCGACGGCAGCGAGATCATCGGCGTCGCGGTCATCAAGATTCCGCTGGGCGGGCTGGAGGAGACCTGGCTGTCGCTCGGCACCCCGGCGCTGATCAGCGACGAGAACGGCGTCGTCATCCTGACCGCGGTGCCGGGCTGGCTGTACCGCTCGCTGGCGCCGCTGTCCCCGGCTACGGTGGCCGAGATCGAAGCCAACCGGCTCTACAACGGCCGTCCGATCCAGCCGCTGACGATCGGGCCCGAGCCGGTGGCGGCGCAGCTGCCGATGGCGGATGAAGACGGCGTGGAACTGCGGCTGGACCGCCGCATCGCGCTGCCGCCCGAGCTGCCGCGCAACTCCGGCTACTACCTCGCGCAGGGCCGCACGCTGCCCGACACCGGCTGGCGCCTGCTGGTGTTCTCCGACCTCACCCCGGTGCGCCACCAGGCCGCCAGCCAGGCCGCGCTGGCGCTGGTGGCGGCCGCCTTCGTGGTGCTGCTGGCGATCTTCATCGCGCAGCGCCGCCGCATCCTGCGCCAGCGCCTGGAGGCGCAGCGCCTGCTCGAACGCTCCAATGCCGAGCTGGAAAACAAGGTCGCGCGCCGCACCCGCGCGCTCACCGAATCCATCGCCCGCCTGCGCAAGGAGATCGCCGAGCGCCAGCACGCCGAGCAAACCTTGCACGCCGCGCAGGACGAGCTGGTGCAGGCCGGCAAGCTGGCGGTGCTGGGCCAGCTCGCCACCAGCGTCACCCACGAGCTGACCCAGCCGCTGGGCGCGATGCGCACGCTCGCCGGCAATGCAGTGGAATTCATGCGCCGCGGCGACCAGGACACGGCCGCGAAGAACCTCGACATCGTCGGCCGCCTCGCCGACCAGATGGCGAGCATCATCACCCCGCTGAAGACCTTCGCGCGCAAATCGCCCGCGGTGCCGGCGGCGGTGGACGTGACGCACGCGGTGGGCAACGCGCTGTTCCTGCTCGAACAGCGGCTGAAGAGCGCCGACATCACGGTGGACAACGCCTGCGTGGCGGGCGAGGCGATCGCCTGGTGCGACCAGAACCGGCTGGAGCAGGTGCTGATCAACCTCATCGGCAACGCCATCGACGCGATGCGCGGCCAGCCGCGGCGCGAGCTTTCCATCCACGCGGTGCGCCACGCCGACGGTCGCATCCTGCTGCGCATCGGCGACACCGGCTGCGGCGTGCCGGAGGCGCTGCGCGGGCGGCTGTTCGAACCCTTCTTCACCACCAAGCCGGCCGGCGAAGGCCTCGGCCTCGGGTTGGCGATCTCGCGCGACATCGTGCGCGAATTCGGCGGCGACCTCGACGCCGACAACCGCGCCAGCGGCGGCACCTATTTCACCGTGTTCCTCAATCCCGCCCCAGCCCCGGAGTCCGCCGCGCCATGA
- a CDS encoding cation:proton antiporter — protein sequence MHHFSASRYRMDHEAFPFLKETILFLALSGVLIPLLARLRINPVLGFLAVGTALGPYGLASFVPAHPWLAYVTFPRQEEVETLAELGVIFLMFMIGLELSVDRLWSLRRQVFGLGTLQVALTAALIGGIAHLFGNTTEASVILGLVLSFSSTAIVMQLLIQRGELGGPLGQAAFAILLLQDLAVVPLLVLLSILGAGNSEGSFALLLGTAAAKGLVTVGLIYLIGRRLVRPVFHQITVSRQPDTFMALTLLTTLGVAAMTWAAGLSMALGALLAGLIIAETEFRHEVEVTIEPFKGLLMGLFFLSVGMGIDLRALLAEPLWIPLAVAGLMIIKGAVVFALLRLFGLSWGRAVEGGFLLGQGGEFAFIVIGLALSFKLLPRDVGQFMLLAVGLSMLATPVVARLGRELGAAMDRRQPPAAQEDAEFGTLRGHVLIAGYGRVGQMVGQMLAEQGVPHVAVETDAKLVAGQRKTGAAVIYGDASRPELLRKLHLDRALAVVLTMDHTAAAVHAVKGIRQSNPHVRIIARARDEKHALTLREAGASVVVPETLESGLKLTGSVLETLGVPADAASRLLEQERDRRIVAFRES from the coding sequence ATGCACCACTTCAGCGCGTCGCGCTACCGCATGGACCACGAAGCGTTTCCCTTCCTGAAAGAGACGATCCTCTTTCTCGCCCTCTCGGGGGTGCTGATTCCGCTGCTCGCCCGCCTGCGCATCAATCCGGTGCTCGGTTTTCTCGCCGTCGGCACCGCGCTCGGGCCATACGGGCTAGCGAGTTTCGTGCCGGCGCACCCGTGGCTGGCCTACGTCACTTTTCCGCGCCAGGAAGAGGTGGAAACGCTGGCCGAACTCGGCGTGATCTTCCTGATGTTCATGATCGGCCTCGAACTCTCGGTGGACCGGCTGTGGTCGCTGCGGCGCCAGGTGTTCGGGCTCGGCACGCTGCAGGTGGCGCTGACCGCGGCGCTGATCGGCGGCATCGCCCATCTGTTCGGCAACACCACCGAAGCCTCGGTGATCCTGGGCCTGGTGCTGTCCTTCTCGTCCACCGCCATCGTCATGCAGTTGCTGATCCAGCGCGGCGAGCTGGGCGGCCCGCTCGGCCAGGCGGCGTTCGCGATCCTGCTGCTGCAGGATCTGGCCGTGGTGCCGCTGCTGGTGCTGCTCAGCATCCTCGGCGCCGGCAACAGCGAGGGCAGCTTCGCGCTGCTGCTCGGCACCGCCGCGGCCAAGGGGCTGGTGACGGTGGGGCTGATCTACCTGATCGGGCGCCGCCTGGTGCGGCCGGTGTTCCACCAGATCACCGTCAGCCGCCAGCCCGACACCTTCATGGCGCTGACGCTGCTGACCACGCTCGGCGTCGCCGCGATGACCTGGGCGGCCGGCCTGTCGATGGCGCTCGGCGCGCTGCTGGCCGGCCTGATCATCGCCGAGACCGAGTTCCGCCACGAGGTCGAGGTCACGATCGAGCCCTTCAAGGGCCTGCTGATGGGGCTGTTCTTCCTGTCGGTGGGAATGGGCATCGACCTGCGCGCGCTGCTTGCCGAACCGCTGTGGATTCCGCTCGCGGTGGCCGGGCTGATGATCATCAAGGGCGCGGTCGTGTTCGCGCTGCTGCGCCTGTTCGGGCTGTCATGGGGGCGCGCGGTCGAAGGCGGCTTCCTGCTCGGCCAGGGGGGCGAGTTCGCCTTCATCGTGATCGGCCTCGCGCTGTCCTTCAAGCTGCTGCCGCGCGACGTCGGCCAGTTCATGCTGCTGGCGGTGGGTCTGTCGATGCTCGCAACGCCGGTGGTGGCGCGGCTCGGACGCGAGCTGGGGGCCGCGATGGACCGCCGCCAGCCGCCGGCGGCCCAGGAGGACGCCGAGTTCGGCACCCTGCGCGGCCATGTGCTGATCGCCGGCTATGGCCGCGTCGGCCAGATGGTGGGGCAGATGCTGGCCGAACAGGGCGTGCCGCACGTGGCCGTGGAAACCGATGCCAAGCTGGTGGCCGGCCAGCGCAAGACCGGCGCCGCGGTGATCTACGGCGACGCCAGCCGCCCAGAACTGCTGCGCAAGCTGCACCTCGACCGCGCGCTCGCGGTGGTGCTGACGATGGACCACACCGCCGCCGCGGTGCACGCGGTGAAGGGCATCCGCCAGAGCAATCCGCACGTCCGCATCATCGCCCGCGCGCGCGACGAGAAACACGCGCTGACCCTGCGCGAGGCCGGCGCCTCGGTGGTGGTGCCGGAAACCCTGGAATCCGGGCTCAAGCTCACCGGCTCGGTACTCGAAACCCTGGGCGTGCCCGCCGACGCCGCCAGCCGCCTGCTGGAGCAGGAACGTGACCGCCGCATCGTCGCCTTCCGCGAAAGCTGA